The proteins below are encoded in one region of Shinella zoogloeoides:
- a CDS encoding multicopper oxidase domain-containing protein, producing MRNWLPFNLGRRKLLGAGLAAAGGAALAARSALSQDAAAQHQGHQMSAATDRKAGTSDAAPPHMQAHGAMITVGDVDNERNGFDPTSMLTDWDLGTVSTLPDGRRLRTFEVEVEDKEIEIAPGVMFPAWTFNGRVPGPSLRAMEGERLRIILRNYGSHPHSMHFHGIHAARMDGIPGAGVINPGEEFVYEFDARPFGCHLYHCHALPLARHIHKGMYGLFVIDPDPELRPEFRDVALTRLHGSPENARWQELAMVMNAFDTNFDGENEFYACNTIAHCYAKKPIRIEKSRPVRIYLANLTEFDPINSFHIHGNFFDYFDQGTTLTPTLKTVDLIMQCQAQRGILEFTFGEHADHEPGLYMFHAHQSEFTELGWMGMFDVVEEVA from the coding sequence ATGCGAAACTGGCTGCCATTCAACCTCGGACGCCGAAAGCTGCTCGGCGCGGGCCTGGCAGCGGCCGGCGGCGCAGCCCTCGCCGCCCGTTCAGCGCTGAGCCAGGATGCCGCCGCCCAGCACCAGGGCCACCAGATGTCCGCGGCGACTGACCGCAAAGCCGGCACAAGCGATGCCGCGCCGCCGCATATGCAGGCACATGGAGCGATGATCACCGTCGGCGACGTCGATAACGAGCGCAACGGCTTCGATCCGACGTCGATGCTGACCGACTGGGATCTCGGGACCGTCTCCACCCTCCCCGACGGCCGTCGGCTGCGTACGTTCGAAGTCGAGGTCGAGGACAAGGAGATCGAGATCGCGCCCGGCGTCATGTTCCCCGCCTGGACCTTCAACGGTCGCGTGCCCGGACCGTCGCTCCGCGCGATGGAAGGGGAGCGGCTGCGCATCATTCTGCGCAATTACGGTTCTCATCCGCACTCCATGCATTTCCACGGCATTCATGCCGCGCGCATGGACGGGATTCCTGGCGCGGGCGTCATCAACCCAGGCGAGGAGTTCGTCTACGAGTTCGACGCCCGCCCCTTCGGCTGTCACCTCTACCATTGCCATGCCCTGCCGCTTGCGCGGCATATCCACAAGGGCATGTACGGTCTCTTCGTCATCGATCCCGATCCGGAACTGCGACCAGAATTCCGCGACGTGGCGCTCACCCGGCTGCACGGCTCGCCCGAGAATGCGAGATGGCAGGAACTCGCCATGGTGATGAATGCCTTCGACACCAATTTCGACGGCGAGAACGAGTTCTATGCCTGCAACACCATCGCCCACTGCTACGCCAAGAAGCCGATCCGCATCGAGAAGAGTCGTCCGGTGCGCATCTACCTCGCGAACCTCACCGAGTTCGATCCAATTAACTCCTTCCACATCCACGGCAACTTCTTCGACTATTTCGACCAGGGCACCACCCTGACGCCGACTCTGAAGACCGTCGACCTCATCATGCAGTGCCAGGCACAGCGCGGCATTCTGGAGTTCACCTTCGGCGAACATGCGGACCATGAACCGGGCCTCTACATGTTCCACGCGCACCAGTCGGAGTTCACGGAGCTCGGCTGGATGGGAATGTTCGACGTCGTGGAGGAAGTGGCATGA
- the mntR gene encoding manganese-binding transcriptional regulator MntR, whose protein sequence is MTASSRKSANKPSLVDADTHVESFRQTRSNRRNELIEDYVELIDDLILHGGEARQVDIVQRLGVAQPTVAKMLKRLASDGFIQQKRYRGIFLTEAGKALAAKSRERHRIVEGFLRAVGVGEEAARIDAEGIEHHVSDETLAVFKAFLDKAGPTSRA, encoded by the coding sequence ATGACAGCAAGTAGCAGGAAATCGGCAAACAAACCCTCACTCGTTGACGCCGATACCCATGTCGAAAGCTTCCGCCAGACGCGTTCCAACCGGCGCAACGAACTTATCGAGGATTATGTCGAACTCATCGACGACCTCATCCTCCATGGCGGCGAGGCGCGGCAGGTCGATATCGTGCAGAGGCTGGGCGTCGCGCAGCCGACCGTCGCAAAGATGCTCAAGCGTCTCGCCAGCGACGGCTTCATCCAGCAGAAGCGCTATCGCGGCATCTTCCTGACCGAAGCCGGCAAGGCACTCGCGGCCAAGAGCCGGGAGCGACATCGGATCGTCGAAGGGTTCCTGCGCGCCGTCGGGGTCGGAGAGGAGGCCGCGCGCATCGACGCCGAAGGCATCGAGCACCATGTCAGCGACGAGACGCTTGCCGTCTTCAAGGCTTTCCTCGACAAGGCCGGGCCGACCAGCCGCGCTTGA
- a CDS encoding disulfide bond formation protein B, producing the protein MSVRDKRSEDDGWLTLFLAWMVALIASLGALFIGEVMGQTPCILCWYQRAFMFPLALILAVSAFRMDRGVWPYALPLSGAGLLIATYHVLLYYGFIPEAVVPCGKGPSCTDAKMTIFEVIPLPVLSLLAFAAISFLLLIDRREHAR; encoded by the coding sequence ATGAGCGTTCGGGACAAGAGATCGGAAGACGATGGGTGGCTGACGCTGTTCCTCGCATGGATGGTTGCGCTTATCGCTTCGCTCGGGGCTCTCTTCATCGGCGAAGTCATGGGCCAGACGCCGTGCATCTTATGTTGGTATCAGCGCGCGTTCATGTTTCCGCTGGCGCTAATTCTGGCGGTTTCCGCCTTTCGCATGGACCGTGGCGTATGGCCCTATGCGTTGCCGCTGAGTGGCGCAGGTCTGTTGATCGCGACATACCACGTCCTGCTATATTACGGCTTCATTCCGGAGGCAGTCGTTCCTTGTGGGAAGGGGCCCTCCTGTACTGATGCGAAGATGACCATTTTCGAGGTGATCCCGCTGCCGGTGCTGTCACTTCTGGCATTCGCCGCGATTTCATTCCTCCTCCTCATCGACCGAAGGGAGCATGCCCGATGA
- a CDS encoding DsbA family protein: MNRALVITLTALAALAVFGGGAYYYTAQQREHAASVTASADTLVRAHSPVLGKADAPVTIVEFFDPSCEACRAFFPLVKNILATYPDDVRVVIRYTTFHKGSDEAVRILEAARKQDKFEPVLAALVDKQPEWAIHGEPDMKRAWSIAGEAGLELMGARLDSVKPEVDQVLQTDLADVKANNVEQTPTFFVNSKPLVNFSPQGLIDLVKGEVDKTS; this comes from the coding sequence ATGAACCGAGCGCTCGTCATCACTCTCACCGCGCTTGCCGCGCTCGCTGTTTTTGGAGGAGGTGCCTACTACTACACTGCGCAGCAGAGAGAACATGCGGCTTCTGTCACCGCGTCGGCGGATACGCTCGTGCGCGCGCATTCGCCGGTTCTGGGTAAGGCAGACGCACCCGTCACGATCGTGGAGTTCTTCGACCCCTCATGCGAGGCCTGCCGTGCCTTCTTTCCGCTTGTGAAGAATATCCTGGCGACCTATCCGGATGATGTGCGTGTGGTAATCCGCTATACCACATTCCACAAGGGCTCCGACGAAGCCGTGCGCATCCTCGAGGCGGCACGCAAACAGGACAAGTTCGAGCCGGTCCTTGCGGCGCTTGTGGACAAGCAGCCCGAGTGGGCTATCCACGGGGAGCCTGACATGAAGCGGGCCTGGAGCATCGCCGGTGAAGCGGGTCTGGAGCTCATGGGCGCCCGTCTCGACAGCGTGAAGCCGGAAGTTGATCAGGTGCTTCAGACCGATCTAGCGGACGTCAAGGCGAACAATGTCGAGCAGACGCCTACGTTCTTCGTCAACAGCAAGCCGCTGGTCAATTTCAGCCCGCAGGGCTTGATCGATCTGGTGAAAGGCGAAGTCGACAAGACGAGTTGA
- a CDS encoding SCO family protein: MTSIYGRRALFRSAIAALLVGGLVSGGLVLANLAETEPTGGIGGPFELTSHRGEAVSDRSLRGRPYLAFFGFTHCPDICPTTLFELTDLMKELGPQADAFNALLISVDPERDTQNLLSLYMEAFDPRIIAVRGTRKQTDQVLSAFRATAKRVDTDGGSYTMDHTAGIFLMDADGRFQGMLDMHEPRETRLKKLRNLAEMGGA; this comes from the coding sequence ATGACGTCGATTTACGGCCGACGTGCGCTCTTCAGATCCGCAATCGCGGCACTGTTGGTCGGCGGCCTCGTCTCAGGAGGTCTGGTTCTTGCGAATTTGGCCGAAACCGAGCCCACCGGCGGGATCGGCGGCCCGTTCGAACTGACGTCCCATCGAGGCGAGGCCGTGTCGGATAGAAGCCTACGCGGCAGGCCCTACCTCGCATTCTTCGGCTTCACGCACTGCCCGGACATCTGCCCGACCACGCTGTTCGAACTGACGGATCTCATGAAGGAACTCGGTCCGCAGGCCGATGCGTTCAACGCGCTTCTCATATCCGTCGATCCGGAGCGTGACACGCAGAACCTGCTTTCGCTGTACATGGAAGCATTCGATCCGAGGATCATCGCGGTGCGCGGCACGCGGAAGCAGACGGATCAGGTGCTGTCAGCTTTCCGGGCAACAGCCAAAAGGGTCGATACCGATGGCGGCAGCTATACGATGGACCACACAGCGGGCATCTTTCTCATGGATGCGGATGGTCGGTTCCAAGGTATGCTGGACATGCACGAGCCGCGAGAAACCCGTCTGAAGAAACTGCGCAATCTCGCGGAAATGGGCGGGGCGTGA
- a CDS encoding copper chaperone PCu(A)C gives MKRLFTPVLMFTLSLAAGPAAFAHDYSAGDLQIDHPWSRATPMVAPVAGGYLKITNTGAESDTFLGGSSPIATAVEVHESTLQDGVARMRPLTAGVTIKPGETVELAPGATHLMFIKPTKVFKEGEKVEATLRFEKAGEIKVEFAVQGMGAKQPAENEDHQGHGATP, from the coding sequence ATGAAACGTCTTTTCACCCCTGTTCTTATGTTCACGCTTTCCCTCGCAGCAGGGCCCGCCGCATTTGCGCATGATTATAGCGCTGGTGATCTGCAGATCGATCATCCCTGGTCGCGTGCAACGCCGATGGTCGCTCCCGTTGCCGGCGGCTATCTGAAGATCACGAATACCGGCGCTGAATCTGACACATTCCTTGGCGGCAGCTCTCCGATCGCAACTGCGGTTGAAGTGCACGAGTCGACTCTTCAAGATGGCGTCGCCCGCATGCGACCACTGACCGCAGGGGTGACGATCAAACCGGGTGAAACGGTCGAGCTTGCGCCAGGCGCTACCCACCTCATGTTCATCAAGCCCACAAAGGTTTTCAAGGAAGGCGAAAAGGTCGAGGCGACGCTCCGTTTCGAAAAGGCCGGCGAGATCAAGGTTGAATTTGCGGTCCAGGGCATGGGTGCGAAACAACCGGCTGAAAACGAAGATCATCAGGGCCACGGCGCAACCCCATGA
- a CDS encoding MerR family transcriptional regulator → MLTIGDLSKTSGVKIPTIRYYEQMGLLPHAERSEGNQRRYTKEEMDRLTFIKHSRDLGLSIDAIRSLIELSHHPDKPCADADRIALEQLASVRDKIAKLRKLEIELERITSHQHNNHVRDCYVIRALASHDLCCSDHD, encoded by the coding sequence ATGTTGACGATTGGTGATCTTTCGAAGACCTCCGGCGTGAAAATCCCGACAATCCGCTACTATGAGCAAATGGGTCTTCTTCCCCACGCGGAGCGCTCCGAAGGCAATCAGCGCCGCTATACCAAGGAGGAGATGGATCGCCTGACCTTCATAAAGCACTCCCGTGATCTGGGCCTTTCGATAGATGCCATACGATCCCTTATCGAACTCAGCCATCACCCTGACAAACCCTGCGCGGATGCCGACCGCATTGCCCTTGAGCAACTTGCCTCCGTTCGCGACAAGATCGCCAAGCTCCGGAAGCTTGAAATCGAGCTAGAGCGCATAACCTCTCACCAGCACAACAATCATGTGCGGGATTGTTATGTGATCCGGGCGCTCGCTTCACACGACCTATGCTGCTCGGATCACGATTGA
- a CDS encoding MerR family transcriptional regulator: protein MANRPLTIGALAQMTGTKVETIRFYEKSGLLPAPARTGGNYRSYERSHLNRLSFVRRARDLGFSLDQIRTLLDLSDDKSRPCGAVDAIAKEHLLEVERKIADLNALRSELDRMLSQCSSGTVGDCRIIESLSPSHENMT, encoded by the coding sequence ATGGCAAACCGCCCGCTGACCATCGGGGCGCTGGCGCAAATGACCGGCACGAAGGTCGAAACTATCCGGTTCTACGAGAAAAGCGGCCTTCTGCCCGCACCAGCTCGTACGGGCGGCAATTACCGGTCCTACGAGCGCTCGCACCTCAATCGCCTAAGCTTCGTCCGGCGTGCACGCGATCTCGGCTTCTCGCTCGATCAGATTCGAACACTGCTTGATCTTTCAGACGACAAGAGCCGGCCGTGCGGAGCGGTCGATGCGATCGCCAAGGAACATCTGCTGGAGGTCGAGCGGAAGATCGCCGATCTGAACGCATTGCGGAGCGAGCTCGATCGGATGCTGTCTCAATGCTCGAGCGGCACGGTGGGCGACTGCCGCATCATCGAATCATTGTCCCCATCCCACGAGAACATGACATGA
- a CDS encoding heavy-metal-associated domain-containing protein, which yields MASSLITIDLKIEGMDCGHCFSTVEKAVHALPGIEEVKVSLSDYNAIIRFDASLTSQDAIVEAVEDAGFAFNGRALTPSIISRKNGRPNRNRSTGTFQRRTKRLGLKTAALI from the coding sequence ATGGCCTCTTCCCTCATCACCATTGATCTCAAGATCGAAGGCATGGATTGCGGCCATTGCTTCAGTACAGTCGAGAAGGCGGTTCATGCCCTGCCGGGCATTGAGGAGGTCAAGGTCTCCCTTTCCGATTACAACGCGATAATCCGATTCGATGCCTCCCTTACGTCGCAGGATGCGATCGTCGAGGCTGTCGAGGACGCAGGGTTTGCCTTCAACGGAAGGGCGTTAACACCTTCGATTATCTCAAGAAAAAATGGGAGACCGAACCGGAATCGCAGCACAGGAACTTTCCAAAGGAGGACCAAAAGGCTTGGACTAAAAACGGCCGCCCTGATCTGA
- a CDS encoding alpha/beta fold hydrolase: MYHSWLDCWDERRAQRGEEAKNAKDFSLNAELAFPGAGRIESIDEFCVLADQAVADHSFFDVPQEGVQQYRRREEWLTFPSDITTDIDENNVVWAKITESGSLNHALVVFHHWNARERNSQLARVFSKCGITVIEIAMPYHFERARPGSSYADYMLSPSLGRTIQSVRQGVLDGRKLIRWLKGEGYKQISVLGMSLGSWFGGLVAAHDLNVSKASLFLTAGSLADMVWTGRATRAIQGRLEPHIKLENLRRAWAPLNMENYAHNLARPGLDLHIVAAKRDRVVLPRLADNFKRRLADAGASQSIIHLNCGHYSLALPPYILLAGWSLKQFLAHPR, translated from the coding sequence ATGTATCATAGTTGGCTTGATTGTTGGGATGAGCGACGGGCGCAACGTGGTGAGGAGGCTAAGAATGCGAAAGATTTCTCACTCAACGCAGAGCTCGCCTTTCCTGGTGCGGGGAGGATCGAAAGTATCGACGAGTTCTGTGTTCTTGCCGATCAGGCCGTAGCTGATCACAGTTTCTTCGACGTACCCCAAGAGGGCGTCCAGCAGTATCGGCGACGCGAAGAATGGCTCACGTTCCCCTCGGACATCACGACAGATATTGACGAAAATAATGTGGTTTGGGCTAAGATTACTGAAAGCGGGTCGCTCAATCATGCACTTGTCGTTTTCCATCACTGGAATGCGAGGGAGCGCAATAGCCAGCTCGCCAGGGTCTTTTCCAAGTGTGGAATTACAGTGATCGAGATCGCCATGCCTTATCACTTCGAGCGCGCGCGTCCGGGCTCGTCGTACGCAGACTACATGCTTAGCCCGAGCTTGGGGCGAACGATCCAATCTGTTAGGCAGGGCGTACTGGATGGGCGAAAGCTCATTCGTTGGCTAAAGGGCGAAGGCTATAAACAAATATCTGTCCTCGGTATGAGCCTCGGATCATGGTTCGGAGGCCTTGTCGCCGCCCACGACTTGAACGTATCGAAAGCCTCATTGTTTCTGACGGCTGGGAGCCTGGCAGACATGGTTTGGACCGGCCGCGCGACACGCGCCATACAAGGTCGCCTTGAACCTCATATCAAACTCGAAAACCTAAGAAGAGCTTGGGCGCCACTCAATATGGAGAACTACGCGCATAACCTAGCAAGACCAGGCCTCGATCTCCACATTGTTGCAGCGAAGAGAGATCGAGTAGTATTGCCGAGGCTAGCGGATAACTTCAAGCGCAGACTGGCTGACGCTGGCGCCTCCCAGAGTATTATTCATTTAAATTGTGGTCACTATTCACTCGCACTACCGCCATACATTCTATTAGCGGGATGGAGCTTAAAGCAGTTTCTAGCTCATCCTCGTTAA
- a CDS encoding RcgA family putative transporter → MLSNGKFFYPPPKDGSDFKELFKRLAAAGAGRPLGTDGFPAGPWTPELLAEAISEIDSNRVGVDLRTVQLWFQENDKGISPANIRWLARIFGCDDPIAISEWQMELSAAQSRLTVKRREGRRATGAAVLEALATAPTETEIRETVSSTAIAQDAHASWGESSSGLAIRSEALFSCGSPLNLPAAVFAGAAALGFLSYVTGVHSVGFERMDGVVKQVGFLWAPNWTVVFMMLLPLFLIFSVELLLFWKIEGRLKLTPPCNHADSFSAWARNVENSSFIYWAVFFICFIFAGVIQWIEVCLVPLMKGGGAYAIDWGKIATVRPDVISVQEAILFTGLAYLYMAICFYLFFSGLILLYTIVYDFSILVRTLKGRPDDDYQHAINEAGSKIISGIFRCTVLGILIAICMKGQSSYLTSTGENVAAWLINDMYSALQGRNNIAAGIGYRMPTHYSSLLIVISTCFVFSIAFVRLGVCGHLRKRLRTMSIIVALLVASYLSIGAFSGFSVLLGLSVLSAFYGLLNPGFGKLQTSDLGENVNVS, encoded by the coding sequence TTGTTGAGCAACGGAAAGTTTTTTTACCCCCCGCCGAAGGATGGGAGCGATTTCAAAGAACTTTTCAAACGATTGGCTGCGGCGGGGGCGGGAAGACCGTTGGGAACTGACGGATTTCCAGCAGGACCATGGACGCCGGAGCTTCTTGCAGAGGCGATTTCGGAGATTGATTCGAACCGAGTGGGTGTCGACCTACGTACGGTGCAGCTTTGGTTCCAGGAAAATGATAAAGGGATCAGCCCCGCCAATATTCGGTGGCTGGCACGGATTTTTGGGTGCGATGACCCGATAGCTATCAGTGAATGGCAGATGGAACTCAGCGCGGCGCAATCTCGACTAACCGTCAAGAGGAGAGAGGGGAGAAGGGCGACAGGAGCGGCCGTTTTGGAAGCACTGGCAACTGCGCCGACCGAGACCGAGATTCGCGAGACGGTGTCCTCAACCGCTATAGCGCAGGATGCCCATGCCAGCTGGGGAGAAAGCTCGTCAGGTCTGGCGATCAGATCCGAGGCTCTTTTCAGTTGCGGGTCTCCCTTGAATTTGCCTGCGGCTGTGTTCGCTGGCGCCGCCGCTCTCGGCTTTCTATCCTATGTGACTGGCGTTCACAGCGTAGGTTTCGAAAGGATGGATGGGGTGGTCAAGCAGGTCGGGTTCCTCTGGGCGCCCAACTGGACCGTCGTTTTCATGATGCTCTTGCCACTATTTCTCATTTTTTCTGTCGAGCTTTTGCTTTTTTGGAAGATTGAGGGGCGGCTGAAGCTTACCCCTCCGTGCAACCATGCCGACAGCTTTAGCGCATGGGCGCGTAATGTAGAGAATTCATCGTTTATCTATTGGGCCGTTTTCTTCATTTGCTTCATTTTCGCAGGAGTAATACAGTGGATAGAAGTATGTTTAGTCCCCTTGATGAAAGGCGGCGGCGCATACGCGATAGACTGGGGGAAAATAGCAACCGTACGTCCGGACGTCATATCCGTGCAGGAGGCAATTCTATTCACAGGACTCGCTTACTTGTACATGGCGATCTGTTTTTATCTATTCTTTTCAGGCCTAATTTTGCTTTACACAATTGTTTATGATTTCTCGATACTCGTAAGAACATTGAAAGGCAGGCCGGATGATGATTATCAACACGCGATCAATGAAGCAGGCTCGAAGATAATATCTGGAATTTTCCGGTGCACCGTATTGGGGATTCTGATTGCCATATGCATGAAGGGCCAAAGTTCTTATCTGACATCGACCGGCGAGAACGTCGCGGCGTGGTTGATCAACGACATGTATTCAGCATTGCAAGGGCGCAACAATATAGCCGCCGGGATCGGATACAGAATGCCAACTCACTATAGTAGCCTTCTTATCGTTATCTCGACCTGTTTTGTTTTCTCAATAGCATTTGTTCGCTTAGGGGTCTGCGGTCACCTTCGAAAGAGGTTACGGACAATGTCGATTATCGTTGCGTTGCTCGTTGCATCCTATCTATCAATCGGTGCGTTTTCAGGATTCTCTGTCCTGTTGGGATTATCAGTCCTTTCCGCATTTTATGGTCTACTTAACCCAGGGTTCGGAAAACTGCAGACGAGTGATTTGGGAGAAAATGTGAATGTATCATAG
- a CDS encoding SDR family NAD(P)-dependent oxidoreductase: MERQIDKPLLGQTVLVTGASGGIGAAIVERVALEGARPIIHYCKDEDAAESLLARINGNGLVLQADLSESDGPFALWRKAVDFAGRVHGLVNNAGIRTEISIESSPGEWRAAWQNEFQVNFFAAADLCKEAIQHFRTEGGGRIVNIASRAGQRGSASESIPYGAANAAMINLTKSIARSFGREGASAVCIAPGLVRTGMAEHFIATQGEEAAVDEIPVGDMAEPKEVAELVAFVLRYGQDSLNGATLDVNGGSHIR; the protein is encoded by the coding sequence ATGGAGCGGCAAATTGATAAGCCTTTGCTTGGACAGACGGTCTTGGTCACTGGCGCCTCAGGCGGCATAGGCGCGGCGATAGTCGAACGCGTTGCGTTGGAGGGTGCACGGCCGATAATTCACTATTGCAAGGATGAGGATGCGGCGGAGTCGCTATTGGCCCGGATCAACGGGAACGGCCTCGTTCTGCAGGCCGATTTATCCGAATCTGATGGGCCTTTCGCGCTTTGGCGAAAAGCGGTAGATTTTGCGGGCCGTGTTCATGGTCTCGTCAATAATGCGGGTATCCGCACCGAAATTTCCATAGAGAGTTCGCCCGGCGAATGGAGAGCGGCGTGGCAGAATGAGTTCCAGGTAAATTTTTTTGCCGCCGCTGATCTCTGCAAGGAGGCAATCCAGCATTTCAGAACCGAAGGAGGAGGGCGCATCGTGAACATCGCCAGTCGCGCCGGCCAGCGTGGTAGTGCATCTGAATCCATTCCCTATGGTGCCGCCAATGCGGCCATGATCAATCTCACTAAATCAATTGCTCGCAGCTTCGGTCGTGAAGGCGCATCGGCGGTTTGTATCGCCCCAGGTCTGGTGCGCACAGGCATGGCCGAGCACTTCATTGCCACGCAAGGCGAAGAAGCGGCGGTGGACGAGATCCCTGTCGGTGACATGGCGGAACCGAAGGAAGTTGCGGAACTTGTCGCGTTCGTGCTGCGCTACGGCCAGGACTCGCTGAACGGTGCGACCCTGGACGTCAACGGTGGAAGTCACATCCGTTAA
- a CDS encoding type IV secretory system conjugative DNA transfer family protein, with product MSPVILLFGLVIAAAIAAFVASLAYAGLYYAFDNSTWMFQALQDDLLASYRAARLDLTAGDWRRPAIAAVAGMISGVAILIVAVTGKKKSTDARFLSTLEARALGLTRTGGVFVGRIGGSLVKVPGGFTQRGSGRRRFMKPMLFGGKKLWIDGDDVGGFVIGPPRSGKGASLIVPNCLLWPDSIVVLDMRGETYEATAGYRSKFSRVLRFSPADENGDTECYNPLDFVAIDPDQRDIDINSIATALLPTPKGDAYWISDARALFAGVTSWVLENPDILDKDKNLGTVLNVVEGGDQPLREWLEEVANPELRAAWISPFTYTTLARFAVMASKQFDGVYGSLAAAVRPFKNNRILRATARSTFDIRAMRRENMSLYLDFRIQQIASIGPIFNVLMVQFMDYMSRNMMARGERRVLVLLDEFQNLGKLENALTVATVLGGYGIPCWFFVQSLRSIDNVYTREGRQTLVNSARAQIFLGAQDPEDQRYVSQLLGERKEVTVDKAVSTGVTLFDRKGATMSHKTTMRPLMRPDELGAMSETRCIIKLRNQQPIFGVRNFYYADGELMKRAWLRGQPPKVDPIIGTATTFSEGNLRGTLCSDRPAPVHPIPGAKFSTKAPKVTAPSSPIAKQPQAVLDSAVESRRAEHKKGDTAGGVAAGGPDFKTALKKSAERRAEAEKSLDKIIAVFENAPSKKREAKRAQNEIASVFSDE from the coding sequence GTGAGCCCGGTGATCTTGCTGTTCGGATTGGTCATCGCCGCGGCCATCGCGGCATTCGTCGCCTCCCTCGCCTATGCCGGCCTGTATTACGCCTTCGATAACTCGACCTGGATGTTCCAGGCGCTGCAAGACGATCTGCTGGCGTCCTATCGGGCGGCGCGCCTCGATCTCACCGCCGGCGACTGGCGGCGGCCCGCGATCGCAGCCGTCGCAGGCATGATATCCGGCGTTGCAATTCTCATCGTGGCGGTGACTGGCAAGAAGAAATCGACGGATGCACGCTTCCTCAGCACGCTTGAGGCCCGCGCCCTCGGGCTCACCCGCACGGGCGGCGTGTTCGTCGGCCGGATCGGCGGCAGCCTGGTCAAGGTCCCGGGCGGCTTCACGCAGCGCGGGTCAGGCCGGAGGCGGTTCATGAAGCCCATGCTGTTCGGCGGCAAGAAGCTCTGGATCGATGGCGATGACGTCGGTGGCTTCGTGATCGGACCGCCGCGGTCAGGCAAAGGCGCATCGCTGATCGTGCCGAATTGCCTGCTCTGGCCTGATAGCATCGTCGTCCTCGACATGCGCGGCGAAACCTATGAGGCGACGGCAGGCTATCGCTCGAAATTCTCGCGCGTGCTGCGATTCTCGCCGGCGGATGAGAATGGCGACACGGAATGCTATAACCCGCTGGATTTCGTGGCCATCGATCCCGATCAGCGCGATATCGACATCAACTCGATCGCGACCGCGCTGCTGCCGACGCCCAAGGGCGATGCCTACTGGATCTCCGATGCTCGAGCGCTGTTCGCCGGCGTCACATCCTGGGTGCTGGAAAACCCCGATATTCTCGACAAGGACAAGAACCTCGGCACGGTTCTCAATGTCGTCGAAGGCGGCGACCAGCCGCTGCGCGAATGGTTGGAGGAGGTCGCCAATCCGGAGCTTCGCGCCGCCTGGATCAGCCCCTTCACCTATACCACCCTCGCCCGCTTCGCCGTGATGGCCAGCAAGCAGTTCGACGGGGTCTATGGTTCCCTCGCAGCCGCCGTGCGGCCCTTCAAGAACAACCGCATCCTGCGCGCGACAGCACGGTCAACCTTCGACATCCGCGCGATGCGGCGCGAGAATATGAGCCTCTACCTAGATTTCCGTATTCAGCAGATCGCCTCGATCGGGCCGATTTTCAATGTTCTGATGGTCCAATTCATGGATTACATGTCGCGCAACATGATGGCGCGCGGTGAGCGCCGCGTGCTTGTGCTGCTTGATGAATTCCAGAATCTCGGCAAGCTGGAAAATGCCCTCACCGTCGCCACCGTCCTCGGCGGTTATGGCATTCCATGCTGGTTCTTCGTCCAATCCCTGCGCTCAATCGACAACGTCTACACCCGCGAGGGACGGCAGACGCTGGTAAACTCGGCGCGCGCGCAGATCTTCCTCGGCGCTCAGGATCCCGAGGATCAGCGCTATGTCTCGCAGCTCCTCGGCGAGCGGAAGGAAGTGACGGTCGACAAGGCGGTTTCGACAGGCGTCACCCTGTTCGATCGCAAAGGCGCGACCATGTCTCACAAAACCACGATGCGTCCGCTCATGCGACCCGATGAGCTTGGCGCGATGAGCGAGACTCGATGCATAATCAAGCTGCGAAACCAGCAGCCCATATTCGGTGTGCGCAATTTCTACTATGCTGATGGCGAGCTGATGAAACGCGCATGGCTGCGGGGGCAGCCACCCAAGGTGGACCCTATCATCGGCACAGCAACGACTTTCTCCGAAGGAAATCTCAGGGGCACCTTATGCTCGGATCGCCCCGCTCCTGTCCACCCGATACCGGGAGCGAAATTTTCTACAAAAGCTCCGAAGGTTACTGCGCCGTCTTCTCCGATTGCGAAACAGCCTCAAGCCGTTCTCGATAGTGCAGTCGAATCAAGAAGGGCAGAACATAAAAAGGGAGATACCGCAGGGGGTGTCGCCGCCGGCGGGCCGGACTTCAAAACTGCCTTGAAAAAGAGCGCGGAGCGAAGGGCCGAAGCAGAGAAATCACTCGATAAGATAATCGCCGTTTTCGAGAACGCTCCGTCGAAGAAGCGGGAAGCCAAAAGGGCGCAGAATGAAATCGCGTCGGTGTTTTCCGACGAGTGA